A segment of the Marinobacter arenosus genome:
TTTCCGCCACCCCCGGACACCCCGGCATTTCGTGATTCTTTCCGGGGATGTGCACTATTCCTTTGCCTACGATGTCACGCTCCGCCACCAACACCATTCCCCACAGGTCTGGCAGATCACCAGCAGCGGTATCAAGAACGAATTTCCCAACGCCCTTCTGGAGTGGCTGGACCGCCTCAACCGCTGGTTATTCGCACCCTGGTCGCCCTTGAACTGGTTCACTCAACGGCGGCGCATGCGGATCTCGCCGAGGCTGCCGAAAGGCCGGGACGCCGGCGAGCGCCTGTGGAATCAGTCGGGGATCGGGGATGTGCGACTGGATGACGAGGGCTCTCCAACGGTCATCCAGCAACTGAACGCCGGTGGCGGGGGCACGGTCTTTCGGCAACGGAAACGCGACTGATCAGAACAGCGCCTGCATCCAGTCCACCAGCCAGGGCACGATGAGGGCGGTTGCAAAGGCGGACAGCGCCATGGCCAGTCCCGAGAACGCGCCCATCTGGGAACTGACCTGAAAGGCCCGGGCGGTGCCAATGCCGTGGGCAGCCACCCCCATGGCGATGCCCTTCGCGGTATCGTCTTTCACCCGGATCCATTCGAACAGCTTGGTGCCCAGCACCGCGCCGGTGATGCCGGTAATCACAACCAGTACGGCGGTCAGCGACGGCAACCCGCCAATCTTTTCGGAAATACCCATGGCCACCGGTGCCGTCGCGGACTTGGGCGCCAGCGACATCTGGATCTCCGTCGAGCCGCCCAGCATCCAGGCGAGCCCGATTGAACTGCCCGCGGCAATCAGTACCCCGCACACCAGCGAAATGGTCACCGGTAGCCAGAGTTGCCGGAGTCGGGAGAACTGCTGGTACAGGGGCACAGCCAGGGCAACCGTGGCCGGCCCCAGCAGGAAATGGACAAACTGGCCGCCCTCGAAGTAATCGCTGTACGAGGTTCCCGTCAGCAGAAGCAGTCCGATCAGCATGGCCACGGAGGTGACCACCGGGTTGGCCAGCGGATTGGAATCGGCGCGCAGGTACAGGCGGTACGCCAGGCCATAGGCGACCAGGGTGATGGTCAGCCCCAGCAAAGGAGAGGTCGAAAGGTAGACCCAGATATCCCGCAGTCCCGGCTCATTCATGGCCCTGCTCCTCTGTGGCTGCGCCGGGCTTCACCAGCCAACGGGTCGTCAGCTGCATGATCAGCGCTGTCGCCACCATGGTGATCACCGTGCTCAGCAGCAAGGCGAACGTGATGGGAATCCACTCATCCGCGATCCGGTT
Coding sequences within it:
- a CDS encoding LrgB family protein codes for the protein MNEPGLRDIWVYLSTSPLLGLTITLVAYGLAYRLYLRADSNPLANPVVTSVAMLIGLLLLTGTSYSDYFEGGQFVHFLLGPATVALAVPLYQQFSRLRQLWLPVTISLVCGVLIAAGSSIGLAWMLGGSTEIQMSLAPKSATAPVAMGISEKIGGLPSLTAVLVVITGITGAVLGTKLFEWIRVKDDTAKGIAMGVAAHGIGTARAFQVSSQMGAFSGLAMALSAFATALIVPWLVDWMQALF